In Sorghum bicolor cultivar BTx623 chromosome 8, Sorghum_bicolor_NCBIv3, whole genome shotgun sequence, one genomic interval encodes:
- the LOC8061196 gene encoding protein ZINC INDUCED FACILITATOR-LIKE 1, which translates to MGDEASPTTPPAPLYLDGCPGCAMERKKASSKGIPYKELFFVAVTTIASALPISSLFPFLYFMIEDLHVAKTEQDIGLYAGFLGASYFIGRFFASLFWGVVADRIGRKPIIIFSVASVVIFNTLFGFSVKYWMAITTRLLLGALNGMLAPIKAYSIEICRPEHQALGLSIVSTAWGLGLIVGPSIGGYLAQPARQYPNIFSEKSVFGRFPYLLPNLSISIFSAVVLVSCIWLPETLHTHKIMDNEAEMSGDSRTLQTEDIHPDKSLYKNWPLMSSISAYCVFTLQETAYTEILSLWTVSDRKYGGLSFSSKEIGQVLAIAGAGLIVYQIFIYRPVHKYLGSVNSCRAASALSVPLIAAFPFMTHLSGLKLGLALYFATTFKAALGTTTLTSTSLLQNYAVPQHQRGAANGIATTAMSFFKAIGPAGAGALFSWTQKRQDAAFFPGDHMLFLILNVLQCIGLVLTFKPFLAVPKHLK; encoded by the exons ATGGGTGACGAGGCGTCCCcgacgacgccgccggcaccacTGTATCTCGATGGCTGTCCGGGGTGCGCCATGGAACGGAAGAAGGCGAGCAGCAAGGGCATCCCCTACAAGGAGTTGTTCTTCGTCGCCGTCACCACCATTGCCTCTG CTTTGCCAATATCGTCCCTGTTTCCCTTCTTATACTTCATG ATTGAAGATCTGCACGTGGCCAAAACAGAACAAGATATTGGACTGTATGCTGGTTTTCTTG GTGCATCTTACTTTATTGGTCGATTTTTTGCCTCGCTGTTCTGGGGTGTAGTGGCTGATCGCATTGGAAGAAAGCCAATCATTATATTTTCAGTCGCTTCAGT GGTCATATTCAACACTCTGTTTGGATTTAGTGTAAAGTATTGGATGGCAATTACCACAAGATTGCTTTTAGGTGCTCTCAATGGCATGCTTGCACCAATAAAG GCTTACTCAATAGAGATTTGTCGACCGGAACACCAAGCGCTTGGATTATCAATT GTAAGCACTGCTTGGGGCTTGGGTCTTATTGTTGGCCCATCCATTGGAGGCTACTTGGCACAG CCTGCACGGCAATATCCAAACATATTCTCTGAGAAATCAGTTTTTGGGAG GTTCCCGTATCTCCTGCCAAACCTAAGCATTTCCATCTTTTCTGCTGTTGTTCTAGTAAGCTGCATATGGTTACCG GAGACACTTCATACGCACAAGATTATGGACAATGAAGCAGAAATGTCTGGAGATTCAAGGACTCTGCAAACAGAAGATATACATCCAGACAAGAGTCTATATAAGAACTGGCCATTGATGTCTTCCATCAGTGCATACTGTGTTTTCACGCTTCAAGAAACCGCATACACTGAG ATACTTTCCTTGTGGACCGTAAGTGACAGAAAGTATGGTGGGCTAAGCTTTTCTTCTAAGGAAATTGGacaagttcttgcaattgcag gtGCTGGACTTATTGTGTATCAAATATTCATCTACAGACCGGTCCACAAATATCTTGGAAGTGTAAATTCATGCCGTGCTGCATCT GCCCTATCCGTACCACTTATCGCTGCTTTTCCCTTCATGACACACCTGTCAGGACTAAAACTTGGACTAGCTCTTTATTTTGCTACTACGTTTAAAGCTGCTCTTGGG ACAACTACGCTGACAAGCACTTCACTTCTTCAGAACTATGCTGTG CCACAACATCAAAGAGGCGCCGCAAATGGCATAGCGACGACTGCAATGTCCTTCTTTAAGGCTATTGGTCCAGCAGGAGCAGGCGCTTT ATTCTCATGGACCCAAAAACGACAAGATGCTGCCTTCTTTCCAG GGGATCACATGTTGTTCTTAATTCTGAATGTGCTCCAATGTATTGGGCTGGTGCTGACCTTTAAGCCATTCCTAGCAGTACCGAAACACCTTAAGTGA